In one window of Helianthus annuus cultivar XRQ/B chromosome 17, HanXRQr2.0-SUNRISE, whole genome shotgun sequence DNA:
- the LOC110922834 gene encoding probable metal-nicotianamine transporter YSL6 — protein sequence MGTESPRSSVEISEPLLNNTTLESEVETIPGWKDQITLRGLIVSALLGTLFCIITHKLNLTVGIIPSLNVAAGLLGFFFVKSWTTFVNKLGFFVKPFTRQENTVIQTCVVACYGLAFSGGFGSYLLSMDERTYNLIGPDYPGNRAEDVKNPGLLWMMGFIFVVSFLGLFSLVPLRKVMVMEYKLTYPSGTATAMLINSFHTTTGAELARKQVSSLGKYLSISFVWSCFKWFFSGVGDACGFDNFPSFGLMLYKNTFYFDFSPTYVGCGLICPHIVNCSVLFGAIISWGFLWPYITTRAGDWYPADLGSNDFKGLYGYKVFVAIALILGDGLYNLIKIVTISVKAIWNNSTKQQNLPVTKEILDSETSELHAEQQKRDTVFLKDNIPTWFAASGYVVLVAISMATMPLIFPPLKWYLVLCSYIIAPALAFCNSYGCGLTDWSLASTYGKIGLFIIASLVGTNGGVLAGLAACGVMMSIVATAADLMQDFKTGYLTLSSAKSMFVSQLVGTAMGCVIAPLTFWMFWTAFEIGTPDSPYKAPYAIIYREMAILGVEGFSELPQHCLALCCGFFAAALVLNLVRDFAPAKVAQFVPIPMAMAVPFYIGAYFAIDMFVGTVILFVWERINKKDAEDYAGAVASGLICGDGIWTIPSAILSILRVDPPICMYFGPSVSS from the exons ATGGGAACGGAGTCCCCCAGATCATCAGTGGAGATATCAGAACCCTTACTCAACAACACAACCCTCGAATCAGAAGTAGAAACAATACCCGGATGGAAAGATCAGATCACGTTACGTGGGTTAATCGTCAGTGCTTTATTGGGGACCCTTTTTTGCATCATCACACACAAACTCAATCTGACGGTTGGGATCATCCCATCATTAAACGTTGCAGCTGGGTTGCTGGGGTTCTTTTTTGTGAAATCTTGGACTACTTTTGTTAACAAGTTGGGGTTTTTTGTTAAGCCTTTTACTCGACAAGAAAACACTGTTATTCAGACTTGTGTTGTTGCTTGTTATGGCCTTGCTTTTAGtg GTGGATTTGGGTCATATTTGCTTTCAATGGATGAAAGAACTTATAATTTGATCGGCCCGGATTACCCCGGTAATCGGGCTGAAGATGTTAAGAACCCGGGGTTGTTGTGGATGATGGGTTTTATTTTTGTTGTCAGTTTTCTTGGCCTTTTCAGTCTTGTTCCGCTTCGCAAG GTCATGGTAATGGAGTATAAGCTTACATACCCTAGTGGAACCGCTACTGCGATGCTGATAAATAGTTTTCACACTACCACTGGTGCAGAGCTTGCAAG GAAACAAGTAAGCTCTCTTGGAAAGTATTTAAGCATAAGTTTTGTGTGGAGTTGCTTTAAGTGGTTCTTCAGCGGTGTTGGCGATGCATGTGGTTTCGACAATTTTCCGAGTTTTGGGTTGATGCTATACAAGAACAC ATTTTACTTTGACTTCAGTCCAACCTATGTGGGATGTGGTCTTATTTGTCCTCACATAGTCAACTGCTCGGTTCTTTTCGGAGCTATTATATCATGGGGCTTTCTTTGGCCCTACATTACTACACGCGCAGGCGATTGGTATCCCGCTGATCTCGGCAGTAATGACTTCAAAGGTCTCTATGGATACAAG GTTTTTGTAGCCATTGCCCTTATTCTCGGTGACGGTCTTTATAATCTGATTAAAATTGTCACCATCTCTGTTAAGGCCATTTGGAACAATAGCACCAAACAACAAAATCTCCCTGTAACCAAAGAGATTCTAG ATTCCGAGACGTCCGAATTACACGCGGAGCAACAAAAACGAGATACCGTGTTCTTAAAAGACAACATCCCAACGTGGTTTGCAGCCTCCGGATACGTGGTTCTGGTAGCGATATCCATGGCTACAATGCCGCTCATTTTCCCACCGCTAAAATGGTACCTAGTTCTCTGCTCTTACATAATCGCCCCCGCACTCGCGTTCTGCAACTCCTACGGATGCGGTCTAACCGACTGGAGTCTCGCTTCAACCTACGGAAAAATCGGCCTATTCATCATCGCATCATTAGTCGGAACCAACGGAGGCGTGTTAGCCGGATTAGCCGCATGCGGAGTCATGATGTCGATCGTCGCAACAGCCGCCGACCTAATGCAAGACTTCAAAACCGGTTACCTAACCTTATCATCCGCCAAATCAATGTTTGTAAGCCAGTTAGTTGGAACCGCAATGGGCTGCGTTATCGCACCACTCACGTTTTGGATGTTTTGGACAGCGTTCGAAATCGGAACACCTGATAGTCCGTACAAGGCACCGTACGCAATCATATACCGAGAAATGGCGATTCTCGGCGTTGAAGGTTTTTCTGAGCTCCCACAACATTGCCTTGCTTTATGCTGCGGGTTCTTTGCGGCTGCACTGGTTTTAAACCTGGTTAGGGACTTTGCTCCTGCAAAAGTGGCTCAGTTTGTTCCGATACCAATGGCAATGGCGGTGCCGTTTTACATCGGAGCTTACTTTGCGATCGATATGTTCGTTGGGACGGTGATATTGTTCGTGTGGGAGCGTATTAACAAGAAGGATGCAGAGGATTATGCAGGGGCAGTTGCTTCGGGTTTGATTTGCGGGGATGGGATATGGACGATACCGTCTGCGATTCTGTCGATTTTACGAGTTGATCCGCCGATCTGTATGTACTTTGGGCCATCGGTCAGTTCGTGA
- the LOC110924296 gene encoding protein LAZY 1-like: MRALGWMQKRFRKNNEQSPNVSTGKSCSCFSALWELNEQQYYSEANNNSAQFRKPVALEARGVEITNNEDIIETEPDIFHGLLAIGTLGSVIITKEPITPKPATDEEDTHAGEQFLKELEEDTKENKNMVVYPLKEYIEIPAVKEDEKEQKAVPEHTFKKNGASYKRAGILDKGVKRETRAFHFMKNMLKKLDFASRCSTTSAFRSNDIICDSTEKTPTKVFRKSRKIHPETAEIHINMSHKYEVKKMCYDETYDKEAASDDEDDMYYQDAMFKKETISSNIQPTGRKAHWIKTDADYFVLEF, translated from the exons ATGAGG GCACTTGGATGGATGCAGAAAAGATTCCGGAAAAACAATGAACAAAGCCCAAATGTTTCCACAG GGAAATCCTGTTCTTGTTTCTCAGCACTATGGGAGCTTAACGAGCAACAATATTATTCTGAAGCAAACAATAATTCGGCACAATTCAGGAAGCCTGTTGCACTTGAAGCACGTGGAGTGGAAATAACAAACAACGAAGATATTATTGAAACGGAACCCGATATTTTTCATGGCCTTCTTGCAATTGGGACTCTTGGTTCTGTTATAATTACCAAAGAACCCATAACACCAAAACCAGCAACAGATGAGGAAGATACCCATGCAGGTGAGCAGTTTCTGAAAGAACTAGAAGAAGATACTAAAGAGAACAAAAATATGGTCGTCTATCCACTGAAAGAGTATATTGAAATTCCCGCTGTcaaagaagatgaaaaggaacaGAAGGCTGTGCCTGAACACACTTTTAAGAAAAATGGTGCATCCTACAAGAGAGCGGGAATACTAGACAAAGGGGTAAAAAGAGAAACTCGAGCGTTTCATTTTATGAAGAACATGCTGAAAAAGCTCGACTTTGCATCAAGGTGCAGCACAACTTCTGCTTTTCGTAGTAATGATATTATTTGTGATTCAACTGAGAAGACACCCACCAAG GTCTTCCGGAAGTCAAGAAAAATCCATCCAGAAACAGCTGAAATTCATATCAATATGTCACATAAGTATGAGGTCAAGAAGATGTGTTATGATGAGACTTATGACAAAGAAGCGGcatcagatgatgaagatgacATGTATTATCAAGACGCGATGTTTAAGAAAGAAACAATTAGCAGCAACATCCAGCCAACTGGAAGAAAAGCACATTGGATTAAAACTGACGCAGATT